One part of the Clarias gariepinus isolate MV-2021 ecotype Netherlands chromosome 24, CGAR_prim_01v2, whole genome shotgun sequence genome encodes these proteins:
- the LOC128511959 gene encoding zinc finger protein 345-like codes for MMATEESRRQEKDDFYDQCGRSFSLQACLKHHQHIDTGEKPYNCSQCGKSFTRQRTLKQHQRIHTGEKPYKCSQCGKSFTRQSILKDHQHIHTGEKPYKCAQCGKYFIYQSTLKHHQRIYTGEKPYPCLQCGKYFLYKCSLKQHQHIHTGEKSYTCLQCGKDFTHQSTLKQHQRIYTVEKPYKCLECGRDFTSHSKLKQHQRIHTGEKPYKCLECGKSFIYQTSLKRHQHIHTGEKPYPCLQCGKSFIYQTSLKRHQHIHTGEKPYPCLQCGKSFIYQSSLSLHHRTHTGEKPYPCSQCGKSFICQSFLKQHQRIHTGEKPYRCSRCGKSFTQQSSLSLHHRTHTGEKPYPCLQCKKFFINQGSLTRHELTHTGERPFKCSQCGKSFTQQCTLKQHQRIHTGEKPYPCLQCGKFFISQSSLTRHERIHTGEKPYKCSQCGRSFSQKHSLKCHRCIHN; via the coding sequence atgatgGCGACAGAAGAGTCCAGAAGGCAGGAGAAAGATGACTTTTATGACCAGTGTGGGAGGAGTTTTTCCCTTCAGGCTTGTCTAAAACATCACCAGCACATtgacactggagagaagccttacaactgctcacagtgtggaaagagttttacccGTCAGAGAACACTAAAACAACACCAGCGCATACATACTGGAGAGAAGCCTTAtaagtgctcacagtgtggaaagagttttacccGTCAGAGTATACTGAAAGATCACCAGcacattcacactggagagaagccttaTAAGTGCGCACAGTGTGGAAAGTATTTTATCTATCAGAGTACACTAAAACATCACCAGCGCATttacactggagagaagccttaTCCCTGCTTACAGTGTGGAAAGTATTTTCTCTATAAGTGTTCACTAAAACAACACCAGcacattcacactggagagaagtcTTATACGTGCTTACAGTGTGGAAAAGATTTTACCCATCAGAGTACACTAAAACAACACCAGCGCATTTATACTGTAGAGAAGCCTTATAAATGCTTAGAGTGTGGAAGAGATTTTACCTCTCACAGTAAACTAAAacaacaccagcgcattcacactggagagaagccttaTAAGTGCTtagagtgtggaaagagttttatcTATCAGACTTCACTAAAACGTCACCAGcacattcacactggagagaagccttaTCCCTGcttacagtgtggaaagagttttatcTATCAGACTTCACTAAAACGTCACCAGcacattcacactggagagaagccttaTCCCTGcttacagtgtggaaagagttttatcTATCAGAGTTCACTAAGTCTGCACCATCgcactcacactggagagaagccttatccctgctcacagtgtggaaagagttttatcTGTCAGAGTTTCCTGAAacaacaccagcgcattcacactggagagaagccttaTCGGTGCTCTcggtgtggaaagagttttacgCAGCAAAGTTCACTAAGTCTGCACCATCgcactcacactggagagaagccttaTCCCTGCTTACAGTGTAAAAAGTTCTTTATCAATCAAGGTTCACTAACAAGACACGAGCTCACCCACACTGGAGAGAGGCCTTTtaagtgctcacagtgtggaaagagttttacccAACAGTGTACACTAAAACAACACCAGCGCAtccacactggagagaagccttaTCCCTGCTTACAGTGTGGAAAGTTTTTTATCAGTCAGAGTTCACTAACAAGACACGAGCGCAtccacactggagagaagccttaTAAGTGCTCACAATGTGGAAGAAGCTTTAGCCAAAAACACTCACTAAAATGTCACCGGTGCATTCACAACTAA